The sequence TAATACCATAAATGATCTTAAATACTTGCATACTTATGGTAATGATTTCAGTGATGAGTCGTACTTTTTAATTGATGTATCCGAAGGTTCTTCGAATGGAATTGAGTTTCCTGAAGCAGTAACACAACATAATATCTATAATAATATATCTACTTTTTACAAACCGATGTTAGTTGATGATAAAAAATACTCTAAGAAGTTAGTTACTACTTTAACTGGATATCAAAATGATTATTTTACTGCTACCACGCTTGTATTAAGCAACGACACCCCATATGAATTTGAATATAATCCTGGAAATTTACAAAGTGATGTAAAATTGGTTTATTCAACTGCTGGAAACGCTTCTGGGACTGTTAATATTAAGATTAATAATGTGTCTATTTCTAACCAATCTTATTTTAATGGATGGGGCTCTTTAACTCTTCCTCAAGATAAGTTTTTAGCAAACGACGATAATAAAATAACAATTACGAAAGTTATGGCTACAAAAGATGTTGCCTTAACTTACTATGCTCTTTACTCATCAGTTAACAAAATAGAGAACTCTACTGAATATATTATAATTGCGGATTCTTTACAGGATATAAGATTAACATTTGATAAAAATGTTTCTAAATTTTATGATATATCAGACCCAACAAATGTAAAATGCTCAAGTATCTATGATAATAAAGCAGACCTGATCAATAAAGAAAGTTCAAATGTATATATTTTTGTAGCTGATCCAATTTTAAAAACAGTAAATTCTATTTCCGAATATTCAGTATTTTCATCAGATGATGATCCAATAACTTTTGAAAATCTATATGAGATTAATAATGGAAGAGCAAGTATTGATTATCTTATCATAACTCCTTCTGAATTTTACACATATATGAAGAACGATGAAAGTGAGTTAATGAGAATTCATAAAGAACAAGATGACTTAAATAGTTTTGTTGTTAACATGAGTGATATTGCAATGCAATTTGGTAGAGGATATCAGGAACCAGCTGCAACCAGAAATTTCATCAAATACGCTCATGAGAATTATGGAACTGAATATGTTCTTCTTGTTGGAGATGGAACTTACGACTACAGAAATACGTACAATCTGTCTACAAAAAATCATATCTATCCGTTTGAGACAGCTGATAGTAATGACGGTTTATATGCCAATCTTTACTCTGATTCAATAGGCGTTGTCCATGTTTCCATCGGACGATTTGTAGCGAATAATAGCTCAGACCTCTCCAATATGTGTGAAAAAACAGTCGAGTACATGAAGAATAACTCATTAAACATTGCAAGAATGAAGATTTTAGTTACTTCTGATGATGAACATAATCCCGAATTTGATAATGCTTGGGAAGAAAAAAGACATACTGTTAATACAGAGAATCTGATAGTTCCAAATATTCCAGATAGATATCTTCTTGATAAACTATATATGATTGATTATCCATTTGTCTTCAACTCAAGTTCTGCAAATTATACGAAACCAGCAGCAGAGAACGAACTTGTAAAAAAATTGAACGAAGGAACAAATGTTTTTGTCTATGTAGGGCATGGTTCTCCTATGAGGTTTGCTCATGAAGATTTCATGAAATCTTCTACTGTGGACAGACTCTCAAATCACGATCCTTTTCTTTTAATGGCAGCATCTTGCTCAGTAGGTAAATTTGAAGAGCCAACATTGGAAGGTTCGAGACCGATTTTAGAAAGCATGGTAACAATGAAAAAAAGGGGAGCTGTATCAGCTCTGGCTAATACAAGATCTTGTTCCTCTAATGTTAACGAAACTTTTTTTGGTAAGATTTTTCACTATTTTTTAAACAATGGTGAATGTATAAGTATTGGAGAAGCACTAACACTGGCAAAGAATAAATTACCAAACTCGAATAATTCAACATTCCTTTTATTTGGAGATCCAGCCCTTAAGCTATTTAAAGATTATGAAGTGATACAAACTCAAAATGTAAATACAGTTCACACACTTCAACTGGATTCGATATCTACACAAATAGATATTGACAGTAGAAAAATAAACGGAGAGTTACTTACTGTTTTCAGCGAAGGTGAAACAACTGTAAATTATACTTCAAGCCACGCTCCTTACCAATCTATTGATTATAAAAAACCTGGTAAAACATTGTTCAAAGGTGTAAGTAGTATAATTGATAAAAATTCAAATCAAAAATTTATACTTCCAAAGGATTTCTCTTCATCAGCAACTAATAACATTATTAGGTTTTATGGAGTTATTTCAGATACACTTTTGAATGTAAGTGGTATAAAAGATGATTTATTAATAGAACCTGGTTTAAATAATAATAATGACATTACACCACCGGAAATAACCATCAAATTCAATAATTCTGAGTATAAGGAGGGTGATCCTATTGGTGAAAATACTGTAGTTTATTGCGAATTTTATGATGAAAGTGGGATTAATATCTCTTCAACAGTTGGTCATAAAATTGAAATGGAGATAGATGGTATTAATTACGATTTAACACCAACTTTCTCATACTATAAAGACAGCTATAAGTTTGGATACACAAGCTATTCTCTGACTGGATTAAAATCTGGATCTCATAGAATCAAAGTTTCAGCATGGGATTCATTTAATAATTATAACGAAAAATCGTCTAAGTTTGAAGTTACTTCTAACCAAACAGGTGGAAGCGGATTATTAGGGAACGTTCTTGCTTATCCTAGCCCAGCAAAAACATTTACGTGGTTTACTATGACTGCGATAGATGCAATAACCATTGATAAAATCAAAATTGACGTTTACACAGTAAACGGTAGAAAGATAAAAACTATTAGAGCTGATGATTTTGATATAGATGACAATTTTATCAAAATATATTGGAATTTAAAAGATGATGATGGAGATATTCCTGCCAATGGAGTTTATATCTACAAAGTTAAAGCAACATATGCCAATGGGAAGAAAGTTGAAAAAAAGGGTAAGCTTATAATCGCCAAATAAAAAAAGCCGGTTAACCGGCTTTTTTTATTATCAGGTTTTAAAAACAAAATAGACTAATCTCCGTACTCTTCTATATAATCTAACATCGATGCTCTAACAACCTCAAGAGCATACTCTTTGTCGTATGTTTGTTCTATAGTTATTTCTGCACTTTTCCCTGGCATCATCTTGTAAGTGAGAAAATAATGTTTCATCCTTTCGATCAACGCCTCGGGGAGATCATTTATTGATTCTGCATGTCCCCAAATATTGTCGTTAACAAGAACTGCAATTATCTTATCATCTGCTTCACCACCATCAATCATCTGAAATCCACCAACAACTTTTACATTAAGAATTACTTCTGATTTTGTAATTGGTCTTTCACTTACTACACAAATATCCAGAGGATCTCCATCACCTTTAGTTGATTTTGGTGATAATTGACCAACTCTTCTACCACAATAAGTTCTAGGTATAAAACCATAAAGTGTTGGTGGTTGAGATGATGTCCTGTTAGGTCTATCTACCTTAAGATAACCTGTTTTTTTATCTACTTCATACTTTACGAAATCAAAAGGCGTAATCTCTATATATGCATGAAGTTCTTCTGGAGGATTCTTTCCAGTTTCGAGACCATGCCAAGGGTGAGGTCTCCATCTGTAGAATGGAGGAGGAAAATTCATGTTAGTCCTTTGTTTTTAATCTTCATAAATAGAAAAATCATCTTTACCAACGCCACAATCCGGACATGTCCAATCATCAGGTATTTCTGAGAATGGAGTTCCTGGAGCTATACCAGAATCTGGATCACCAATTGCAGGATCATAAATCCATCCACACACATCACATACATATTTTTCCATGACTTCTCCTTTGTTTAATTTTTGTTGTCAATTTGTTCATCTGAATATACATTCCTTTCAATATAAACAGAGGAAATTAAGTGTACAACAAAGAATTTTATATGAGTTTAGCTTTAGAAGAAGCAAAAAAAGGTTTTGGCAATGTAAGTCCAAATCCCTATGTTGGAGCCGTTATTGTAAAAAATGGAAAAATTATTGGCAAGGGAGCACATCTTAAATATGGTGATAATCATGCTGAAGTTAACGCTATTTTGAATTGTACAGAAAGTTGCGAAGATGCAGATATTTATGTAACTTTGGAGCCTTGTAATCACCATGGAAAGACTCCTCCATGTACTGAAAGAATAATAGCTGAGAAATTTAGAAAAGTATTTATCGGCACCAAGGATTATAATTCAAAAGTTAATGGAAGTGGGGTTAAAAGATTAAAAAAAGCTAATATTGAAGTAGAAACAGGAATTTTGGAAAGGGAGTGTTACGAAATCAATAGACATTTCTTTCATCATATAAAAAATAATAGAAGCTTTGTGATATTAAAATCTGCTATATCCCTAGATGGATGTATTTCTACTCATCTTGGTGACTCCAAATGGGTTACTTCCCAGGAAAGTCGAAATGTCGTTCATGAAATGAGACTTATGTATGACGGCGTTCTTATTGGGAAAAAAACAGCTATTCACGATAATCCATCCCTCACTGTTCGTAATGAAATTGGGGAAGTTGTTGGAAGAACTCCCTACAGAATATTGATTGACGAAAATCTAGAGACATCTGAAAACTCAAAAATATTCACAGATGAATTCAAAGATAAAACAATAGTTTTTTCAACTGAATCATGTAATCAATTGAAAAAGTTAACATTAGAAAATAGAGGTATAAAAGTTATAATAACCAGATCTACACTTACTGGATATGTAAATTTAGGAGAAGTTTTTTATCATCTGTATAATTTTGGAATATACTCAGTTATGGTTGAAGGTGGTCGTATTCTAGCCTCTGAATTATTAAAACTTGGCATTATTGATCGTGTAGTTCTATTTGTTGCTCCAAAAATTGTAGGAAGTGGTGTTACTTTTGTAAGAGATCTTGGAGTAAAAAAGATAAACGAATCTTTTGAACTTGTAGATTATGATGTAGAAAAGATTGGAAAAGATTTAAAAATTAGCGGAACTCCTATTCAAAACAAAGTGGAGAATGAGTAATCTTATAGTTTTTTATCAAATTGAAAATCAGATAGTTTGAGCATAGAGGGAATCTTTCAAAAGATCTCCTTTATTATAGAAATAATATAAATTATTCATCAAGCTTGTAAGCTTTTATACCTTTTTTCGCTAAAATTTTATCGATTATTCCTTCATTATAAAGTGATTTGTAAGCATTGTTTAACTTATTGAAATCTGCTTGAGATATTTTTTTCTTTGAAATGGCAAAGTAGTAAACTACATCACAATCTTTCCCTGCATACTGAACATTTTTCAATTTTTCATTCTTTATAATCTCATCACCTACTATTTTATTTGAATATACTGCATCAACTCGTCCTATCTCCAATTTTCTAAAACCAGAGAGATCATCAGGTGTCATCTCAATTGTCATATCTTTGACTACATCTTGTAGATCATCCAATTTTGATGAAGTATTGGATGGTCCATATACTCCTACTTTTAGATTTTTCCCTATCAAATCCTCTTTACTACTGTAATCGAAATGATTTTCTTTATTTAAGAAAAGACCATACTCTGTTTTTAAAATTGGATGACTAAAATAGAGCCAGGAATCTCTATCTTCTGTTTTACCAAGTAAGTACAGACCATCAATATCCCCAGTTCTTACAAGCATGTTCGCTCTTCTCCATGGATAGATCAGAACTTCACTCTCAAATCCTGCCTTTTTACAAACAGCCTCAATAACTTCAGTTGCCGGACCTGACACTTTATCATTTTCCAGATATGAGAACGGAGGGAAATCTTGCGTACTGAAAATAATCTTGCTTCCAAGAACAATAAAAGTAGAAACAAGTAATGTTAAAGTAATTGACTTCATCTTGATCCCTTTCATTTTTGATTATATTCGGATATAATTACAATGTAATACTACTTTTCAAAAACTGATCAAACTATTTGATTTATTTAATATTAGTATCTCGACCAAAAAAAAGAAGTCCATAAAGGACTCCTATAATAATCTGGATTAAAAATCTCTATAAGCTTAGATTTATCTAAGTTTATCTAAAGATTATACTAAAACATATCTTCTACTTTTTTAATATCTAGATCTTTTACAAGCTTAACCATATCATCTTTAGTATTTGGTGTATTGGCTTTAATAATACCTACTACAGATTTGTTATCATTAATTTTCACAAAAACAACACCCATTGTTAGACCAGATTCTGAAATTTGTCCAGCAAAACCTTCTTTTCCATTTACAGCTATCTTCTCTAAGCCTTCCATTTCAGAATCAACATCGTCACCAATTTGTTCCATCACAATAAGTTGTATTGAATCCATCATATTGTTTGGATTCATTCCAGAAACAAGAATGGCGTCATCTTCTTCTTCTTCCTCAGCTTCCATACCCATTCCACCCATTTGAGCCTTCATAGCTTCATATTGCTGCTTAAGCTCTTCATCTGTAGTTGTAGACCAATCTGATCCACATTTTGACGAAATGAATTTTTTCCCATGAGCGTAAAATTTTTGCTTATCAAATGCAAACAACATACCTAAACAAAGGAATAGGATAGCTAAAAATCTGAATTTCACAAAACCTCCTTATTTTTAAATCTTTCTTCAAAATAATCCGCCAATTTTTCGAGAATATCAAATCCAGCATTTAAAGATGCTGTTCTAATACCCTCCATACCGGGATTCGAATTTACTTCCAATACAACAGGACCGCGCTCAGTCCTCATAAAATCTATTCCAGCTATATCTAAATCAAATTTTGAAGCTATTTCAATACACATCTTTGTCTCATAATCATTCAACTCACAATATTTAACACCAGCACCTCTTTTGAAATTTGAGCGAAAATCATCTGTTTCGTTCGTTCTTTTCATTGAAGATAAAACTTTATCTCCAGCTACAAATACCCTATAATCGGAAATAGTATTATCGTCACTTGTTATGAACTCCTGGATGAGAAGCACATCATTTCTATTTACATTCCATAAATAATCAAATATAGATTTTAACTGTTTATAATCATATACAAGCAAAGTTGAAGAACCTAATGACCCGAAGATATTTTTCACAATCATAGGGAATCGATATCTTTCCTTTACTATTTTTAAATCTTCAAATCTTCGTATAACATAAGATTTAGTAATATCTATACCCATATTACCCAGAATCTGTAAAGTCAGTAATTTATTTCTGGCTTTTACAATACCTTCTGGTTTATTAAAAAAATCAACACCAGCAAAGATAAACTCTTCCATAATATAATAATCGGCATTACTCTTATCTCTAACTGAGAATCGGTTAAACACCATGTCATAATCTCTTATATCGAAATGTTTTCCATTATAAAATAGTTCTGAACCTTTTGAAGATATCTCTAAATTAAATTCACCATTTTTTAAAAGGCAAACATTATGCCCTCTTTTAGACATAATGCTTTCAAGCTCAAGTATATTTGGTAAATGACTATCTTCTGTAATCGTTGAAGTTAAAATCCCGAATTTCATTTATCATGCCTCAATTCCAAACTCTTTATCGAGTCTCTAATCTTGGCTGCGAGTTCATACTCCTCTTTTTCAAGAGCAATAATCAATTGATTTTGCAGAAGATCCTTACGATTTTCTTTATCACTAAAAGAATTTTTAATTTTAAAATCTCCTGTTAGTTTAAAAATCTCCATCTCCAATTCTTCTCTAAAAAAGACGAAACACTCATCGCAACCTGAGCGATTGTTCTTCTGTATTTCTAGTTCTGTAGTACCGCATCTCGGACAATATCTATTCATAGTTTTTTCGTCATTCGTTAATTTTTTTGTCATACTATTGAACAAAGAGAGAACTTTCTCGGGATCAATTTTATTATCAAAAACCTTTTTTTCACTAATGAAAGTTCTAAAACATTTTTCACATACATTGACTTCCTTACTTTTCCCTGAAGAATGATCTTGCATCATTATTTTCACATATACTTCAGGGGCTCCGCATTTTTCACACTTCACAATATTACCCCATCTGTTATTTTTAAAATCCTGTCAGCTCGACTTGCAAGCTGCATATCATGTGTAACAAGTATAAGCCCAGAACCATTTTCTTTGACAAGATTCCAAAGAAGGTCCTGCACTATAACTGAGTTTTCTGAATCCAGATTACCTGTAGGTTCATCGGCTAAAATCAACTCGGGTCTGTTAATAAGGGCTCTAGCAATTGCAACTCTCTGCTGCTCACCTCCAGAGAGATCTTTACTTCTATGATTTATTCTATCATGTAAGCCAACTTTTTCCAGTAAATCGAAAGCTCTTTTTTCCAGAATCTTTCTATTCTCACCGGTGATCAATCCAGGAATCATAACATTTTCAATGGATGTAAACTCTGGTAGAAGGTAGTGAGCTTGAAAAATAAATCCTATATTCCGGTTTCTAAAATACGCTGATTCCTTCTCTTTTAGATTGCAAAAATCTTTTCCTTTAAAAATAAGTTCACCTTTATCGGGATAATCCAATGTGCCAATGATATTTAGCAATGTCGATTTTCCAGATCCCGATCTACCAGTTAGACTAATAATATCTCCATTCTCAAGATTTAAATTAATACCTTTTAGTACATTAATTTTAGAGCTTTCTTCACCATAACTTTTATATAAATCTTTTACTTCAAGCAGCATAGACACAATCCTTTCTATTGAATTAAAAGATATTGAAAAGTTGACAATAAGTAAATGAGTAATTACACTATTAATAAAAAAAAGTACAGCATTAACTGTACTTTTTTGCTCTATGAAAGATATAACATTATTTTTTTACAAAATCAGGAAAATCAATTTCGTTAACAATATCTTTTGTTATAGTTAATGATTTTACTTCGGGATTATCTGGAAGGAAAAACATTATATTGTTCATCGTATCCTCAATAATACTCTTTAAAGATCTTGCTCCAGTTTTTCTTTTTATTGCATGTTCTGCAATCTCCTCAATGGCATCATTTGTAAAGTCCAAAGAACATCCTTCTTGTCTAAAAAGCTCAATGTATTGCTTGATAATGGCATTTTTAGGTTCTGTAAGAATTTGAATAAGAGCATCTTTATCAAGGTCTTCAAGTGTTTTAATAATTGGTAAACGTCCAATAATTTCTGGTATCAGACCAAATTGTTGTAAGTCAGAATACTCAATCTTCTTCAAAACATCGGCAGTTTTCATGCTTTTTACATGCAGATTTTCGGCACCAAAACCCATTGATTTTTTACCTATTCTTCTTTTGATAATCTCTTCTATACCATCAAAAGCCCCTCCACAAATAAAGAGGATATTGGATGTATCTATTTCAGTTAAAGGCTGTTCAGGATGTTTTCTTCCACCTTTCGGAGGTACTTGAGCTTTTGTACCCTCGAGAATTTTAAGTAATGACTGCTGAACTCCTTCACCAGAAACATCTCTCGTAATTGAAGGATTGGAACTTTTCCTAGCAATTTTATCAATCTCGTCAATATAGATAATTCCCATCTCTGCTAATTGAACATCATAATCAGCAGCCTGTAACAACCGTACTAAAATATTTTCTACATCTTCACCAACATAAC is a genomic window of Candidatus Delongbacteria bacterium containing:
- the clpX gene encoding ATP-dependent Clp protease ATP-binding subunit ClpX; this encodes MAKRYPSNTDNCGFCGKPRDDAKILITGFDTAICDECVSAANEMVKDRQSSSSKAKIPKNFPKPSEIKSELDKYVIGQNDAKIAISVSVYNHYKRLQTNRSSKKPNVEIEKSNILLLGSTGTGKTLLAKTLARSLKVPFTIADATVLTEAGYVGEDVENILVRLLQAADYDVQLAEMGIIYIDEIDKIARKSSNPSITRDVSGEGVQQSLLKILEGTKAQVPPKGGRKHPEQPLTEIDTSNILFICGGAFDGIEEIIKRRIGKKSMGFGAENLHVKSMKTADVLKKIEYSDLQQFGLIPEIIGRLPIIKTLEDLDKDALIQILTEPKNAIIKQYIELFRQEGCSLDFTNDAIEEIAEHAIKRKTGARSLKSIIEDTMNNIMFFLPDNPEVKSLTITKDIVNEIDFPDFVKK
- a CDS encoding rubredoxin; protein product: MEKYVCDVCGWIYDPAIGDPDSGIAPGTPFSEIPDDWTCPDCGVGKDDFSIYED
- a CDS encoding transporter substrate-binding domain-containing protein codes for the protein MKSITLTLLVSTFIVLGSKIIFSTQDFPPFSYLENDKVSGPATEVIEAVCKKAGFESEVLIYPWRRANMLVRTGDIDGLYLLGKTEDRDSWLYFSHPILKTEYGLFLNKENHFDYSSKEDLIGKNLKVGVYGPSNTSSKLDDLQDVVKDMTIEMTPDDLSGFRKLEIGRVDAVYSNKIVGDEIIKNEKLKNVQYAGKDCDVVYYFAISKKKISQADFNKLNNAYKSLYNEGIIDKILAKKGIKAYKLDE
- a CDS encoding RimK family alpha-L-glutamate ligase → MKFGILTSTITEDSHLPNILELESIMSKRGHNVCLLKNGEFNLEISSKGSELFYNGKHFDIRDYDMVFNRFSVRDKSNADYYIMEEFIFAGVDFFNKPEGIVKARNKLLTLQILGNMGIDITKSYVIRRFEDLKIVKERYRFPMIVKNIFGSLGSSTLLVYDYKQLKSIFDYLWNVNRNDVLLIQEFITSDDNTISDYRVFVAGDKVLSSMKRTNETDDFRSNFKRGAGVKYCELNDYETKMCIEIASKFDLDIAGIDFMRTERGPVVLEVNSNPGMEGIRTASLNAGFDILEKLADYFEERFKNKEVL
- a CDS encoding inorganic pyrophosphatase, coding for MNFPPPFYRWRPHPWHGLETGKNPPEELHAYIEITPFDFVKYEVDKKTGYLKVDRPNRTSSQPPTLYGFIPRTYCGRRVGQLSPKSTKGDGDPLDICVVSERPITKSEVILNVKVVGGFQMIDGGEADDKIIAVLVNDNIWGHAESINDLPEALIERMKHYFLTYKMMPGKSAEITIEQTYDKEYALEVVRASMLDYIEEYGD
- a CDS encoding ABC transporter ATP-binding protein; translated protein: MSMLLEVKDLYKSYGEESSKINVLKGINLNLENGDIISLTGRSGSGKSTLLNIIGTLDYPDKGELIFKGKDFCNLKEKESAYFRNRNIGFIFQAHYLLPEFTSIENVMIPGLITGENRKILEKRAFDLLEKVGLHDRINHRSKDLSGGEQQRVAIARALINRPELILADEPTGNLDSENSVIVQDLLWNLVKENGSGLILVTHDMQLASRADRILKITDGVIL
- a CDS encoding UvrB/UvrC motif-containing protein, coding for MKCEKCGAPEVYVKIMMQDHSSGKSKEVNVCEKCFRTFISEKKVFDNKIDPEKVLSLFNSMTKKLTNDEKTMNRYCPRCGTTELEIQKNNRSGCDECFVFFREELEMEIFKLTGDFKIKNSFSDKENRKDLLQNQLIIALEKEEYELAAKIRDSIKSLELRHDK
- the ribD gene encoding bifunctional diaminohydroxyphosphoribosylaminopyrimidine deaminase/5-amino-6-(5-phosphoribosylamino)uracil reductase RibD, with protein sequence MYNKEFYMSLALEEAKKGFGNVSPNPYVGAVIVKNGKIIGKGAHLKYGDNHAEVNAILNCTESCEDADIYVTLEPCNHHGKTPPCTERIIAEKFRKVFIGTKDYNSKVNGSGVKRLKKANIEVETGILERECYEINRHFFHHIKNNRSFVILKSAISLDGCISTHLGDSKWVTSQESRNVVHEMRLMYDGVLIGKKTAIHDNPSLTVRNEIGEVVGRTPYRILIDENLETSENSKIFTDEFKDKTIVFSTESCNQLKKLTLENRGIKVIITRSTLTGYVNLGEVFYHLYNFGIYSVMVEGGRILASELLKLGIIDRVVLFVAPKIVGSGVTFVRDLGVKKINESFELVDYDVEKIGKDLKISGTPIQNKVENE